A portion of the Halodesulfovibrio aestuarii DSM 17919 = ATCC 29578 genome contains these proteins:
- a CDS encoding ABC transporter ATP-binding protein, giving the protein MEIALSVKSLFVRPVTGGNEIVSPISFDIPKGTALSLVGETGSGKSLIAQAILGNITDDLAVGGEVYVDGTEYLGQSPRQRQRLWGRKLGMLPQEPWLSLDPTKRAAPQVEEVYRCVLGKDAQTSCRQTTDDLARFNLGESRDKYPHQISGGMAQRLVFCCIMAGGTDILIVDEPTKGLDVDRKQEVIDQLQGVLDRQGTLLVITHDVEVAESLKGQTIVMRNGVEQERSTTQALFASPTSEYARELINAVPSRWEKTEKHPVTGDDVISCTGIAKSFSGDTLFTDVDLSIAKGEIVGLLGPSGSGKSTLGDILLGLASPDTGKVMRTNGFNSFQFLKLYQDPPASFSPFHTVKSSLEELVALHGLADDRFYELMDKLKLDRSLLERKPAGISGGELQRLAIVRALLLNPVFLFADEPTSRLDPLTQKETMHHLTSAVRDNNCGMLLVSHDINLLEKSCDRVINLEKWMYH; this is encoded by the coding sequence GGCTCAGGGAAAAGCCTTATTGCTCAAGCTATTTTAGGGAATATTACGGATGACTTGGCAGTTGGCGGCGAAGTCTACGTCGATGGTACGGAATACCTCGGCCAATCTCCGAGGCAACGCCAACGGCTCTGGGGCAGGAAACTTGGCATGTTGCCGCAGGAACCTTGGCTTTCACTGGATCCGACTAAACGGGCGGCACCACAGGTTGAGGAAGTATACCGATGTGTGCTCGGCAAGGATGCTCAGACTTCATGCCGGCAGACGACTGACGATTTGGCCCGCTTTAATCTAGGCGAATCACGCGACAAGTATCCGCATCAGATATCAGGTGGTATGGCGCAACGGTTGGTATTTTGCTGCATCATGGCCGGAGGCACGGATATCCTTATCGTAGATGAACCTACCAAAGGACTTGATGTCGACCGCAAGCAGGAGGTCATCGACCAGCTTCAGGGCGTACTGGACAGGCAAGGTACTCTGCTTGTTATTACCCATGATGTGGAGGTCGCGGAAAGCCTGAAAGGGCAGACCATCGTAATGCGAAACGGTGTCGAACAGGAGCGGAGCACCACTCAAGCTCTGTTTGCTTCCCCGACAAGCGAGTATGCACGGGAACTGATTAATGCAGTCCCAAGTCGCTGGGAAAAGACTGAGAAGCATCCCGTTACAGGGGATGATGTCATCAGTTGTACAGGTATCGCCAAATCTTTCTCCGGCGATACGTTGTTCACGGATGTCGATTTGAGTATCGCCAAAGGAGAAATCGTCGGACTCCTCGGCCCGAGCGGTAGCGGGAAGAGTACCCTTGGCGACATTCTTCTCGGACTGGCTTCTCCCGACACGGGAAAGGTGATGCGCACCAACGGATTTAACTCTTTTCAGTTTTTGAAATTATATCAGGATCCGCCAGCTTCGTTCTCTCCTTTCCATACCGTAAAAAGCAGTCTGGAGGAACTGGTGGCCCTGCATGGACTTGCCGATGACCGATTTTACGAATTGATGGACAAACTAAAACTGGACCGCTCGTTATTGGAGCGAAAACCCGCAGGTATCTCCGGCGGCGAACTGCAACGGCTGGCGATTGTACGCGCCTTGCTTCTCAACCCCGTCTTCCTGTTCGCCGACGAACCGACCTCACGGCTCGACCCACTAACGCAAAAAGAAACTATGCATCATTTAACAAGCGCCGTCCGTGACAATAACTGCGGTATGTTGCTGGTCAGCCATGATATTAATTTACTGGAAAAAAGCTGTGATCGGGTAATCAATCTTGAAAAATGGATGTATCACTAA